In Enoplosus armatus isolate fEnoArm2 chromosome 20, fEnoArm2.hap1, whole genome shotgun sequence, the sequence tgaacgtttttttttcttttataggGCAGAATTATGGAAAGGtttagtattatttatttttatttaggaAAAAATGGTGTGTTTTGAACTCTGGGCATGAatgcaaataagtgtatttcccaaatgttAAACTACTCAGAatttcatatttacataaatCTGAGTCCTCTTTGAGGGTAATATGAAACTTGTGTGCAACTGCTTGAGCACTTTATCATCTAGCAattattatgtgttttactGTTCAAAACGTATCACTTCTGTATCTAGGAAAAATGTCACATACTGTGATAATGTGTGTGATTTAACCACACCAGTTATTTCACAATACATTTCTCCTTCTCACACATTCAGGCGACAGTAGGTGCACAGTTGCACCTTGTCGGACCAACTgtagaataataaaatataattaaaaactCTAGATCATTACATTACAGGACGCTAAAAGAAATGAGTCACAGCACTCAGCAGACACATCTTATATCACCGAGGCCATTTTCTCCCTTGGCTGTACCTCTTGCTCTTGCTGCTGACCTGttcctgtctgctgcttcatttCCGGCTCGTTTCCAgtccagcagctgctcctgctgGCTTTCCTGCGAGGAGATTAGCAAATTTCACAGTTCGAGCTCTGGCTGGAGTGTCGGCTGCAGGGCCTGATGGACGGGACAGGTGGATTGGGTTTTCCAGGCACTGTAAAACAACTACAAGACATGCCCCATTGTGACTTATGACACAGAAAAAGGCTTCAACTTATTGACATGAATCAAGTCTGACTTAATCATTTTCTTAAAATTATTTTACAGTCCCACACTCAAAGAATGTTCTAAACTCATAAGAACACGTAATTCCCAAATGGTTGGAACATAAAAATAACGAAAACCTACTCTgtcctgaagcagcagcttTACCTTTAATAAATGTTTGCTACACGTGCCAGCACCTCACCGACCATATTATCTTCAGGACAAACACGGTGGCTGCTGAGCCGAGGTCCCCGCCCGCTTTtaaacacttcctgtgtggGTACGACCTGCCCGCTGCAGCTCAGTGGCTCACTGTCTGAGCAGTTTACCTTGACAACCTGGTTGCCAGCGACAACAAGACGGCCAGACAGAAGCAACATTGATTTACCCATAACTGCATAAAGCCCCGGAGCCAGAGCGAGTATGTGGAAGTTTGTGGAAGAGTGGCGAGATCATCAGGTGACATTTACACCACCAGACCAGTTCACACTTCTCCTGCTGCAAGTGAGTGATGAGCGCCATCTACTGTAACATCACACAAGCCTTTCCAACTAGGAAAACACTGGACTACTGCACCTTCTGCAGTGACATTGTCcatacagatgggtgacacATTAAAAGGGAACACCATCACAAAAGTGTCTTTGTAAGGTGTTGGATGAACACCATTCCTCCAAAAGACATTACCCTCCTTCtatgttttgatgatggtggtggagagccCTGTCTAACACTTTGCTCCAGATTCAGTGTTCAGGTGGGTTGAGATCAAGCTAGTTCACATCGTTTTCATACTCATTTAACAGTTCAGTGACCCCTTGtgcccttgtttttttttttacctttaaagaaatagttcgaCATGTTAGGAAATATGCCTATTTCATGAAAAGATCAATCCCACTCCCACGTCTGTGTGCATTAGGTGTGGACCTAGAGCCAGAcggcgattagcttagcataatatAAAAATACGCATTAACACATATCTTGTTTCTTTAATctgtaaatataaagaaatgtaaaaaaaaaaaaaaaaaaaaaaaaatgaaaaaggcttGTGGTTAGAAGGAGTTACGAATTGTTGTTAAGAACCAGGGTAGCTTTTCCCCCcatgcctccagtctttattcaaagctaagctaatagccTCCTGGCACTAACTCCACACTTACTGCGaggattttacacatcaaagtctgttcacaggtcttggggggggggggaaagttGTATAAAGCTTTTTCTAGCTCCAGAGGGAGTCTGgtaattgtaatgtaatgtcacTTGTGTCCGTGTAGGTTGGGGCTGACGACTACAAATAGGGGTacggagttagaaagaagtgagtttaccagacctctgtagcccgcgTCATCTCTGCTGGAGGCTAGCTCGAGGCTACAGTAGCCActgctagcataacacacccgaatctgCGACAGATGTTTCAGCGGttgaggtgcattgtgggtaatgcaggTGCCAGGTTTTTAAAGTAAAGAATTAAAAATCTgcctgtgccccccccccccacaaaaaaacaattcaaactatttctttaatgtgTTGCCTGTCTGCAAAACGAGtgtcaagtgaaaaaaaacaatctcaaaacTCTGATTGCGGTGATTTTAATCTCTTCATTCGTTCAAGGATGACATACTGCTCTATGGGTTGACAAAACATCACCTTCCTCTCATGGGCATTTCAGCAGATGAAGATTTTTCGCCTTACAGTGACAATATGTGAAGTAACACAAGAGCTCCATCTGCTGGCTAAATGACCGTAACTGCACATTAACAACAGCATTGGCTTTACAGTACACATGCTCAAAAAGAATAGGACGTTTTTCAGGGGCTTTTAAGGAAAACTGGTTCATTTCAACTTGGGTGTTAGCTTTAAAGCTAACCAAATTTAATTGCTGGGAGCTGGGAATGATATCACTGCAACAAAGTTTGACAAGGCAAGAAACACATGGCTAACCTGGTGGTTTGgttaaaaaagtgttttgtgcaTTGTTTGggctataaatgctgtggtaTGTGGTGGTCCACAGTATATACTTGaccatacaaaaataaaaataaaagaaatacgTTATTGTTACCAATAAGAATGAGTAATGGAAAGTATggaaataagacccaagttgtaataaactgaaataatccTTTAATCAACCTACCTGGAGTTGAAAAGTAtcctatttgtatttgtatatgtagTCCTAaagaagacacagacacactgaaatgtcTTAAACACTGAGGACAAATCAAACACTGCCACTTGATTTCAGGTTCATCTGTATTAATGTTAAGATTTTTATCATGAAACAATCACTGTGATTTTAGGGTCAACACAACAATGTGTCTTTAAAACAAGATGCAAAAACGTAAATAAAACAGCTGTAGAAGTGTTATATAAATTACAATCCTGTCACATTACAATCCTTTAAAGCAGCAATAACTGTCTACGATGACTCAGTATGTTCAACAGTACAAATAAATGAGAGAACAGCTGTCAGATTGAGGTTTTAAAAGAACCCTGTCTGGATGCAGATCAGCCACCTCCAGCTACGTTAACAGCGACGGTGATCActgagagtttgtgtgtttttatgcataTTTGTTGTTAACAGCACTTTGTAGGTTCAGGTTTAACAGGGTGTCAGTGCCAGAGGTTCAACCTCACAGCGTCCTCAACAAAAACGTCAcgattccacacacacacacacacgcacacgcacacacacacacacacacacacacacacacacggtaagCCACTGTCATCAAAACTGTACATTCAATAAATTAACAATGCATTGTCTTTGTTAAGCAACCAGTGAAATGACTCTAGattacataattacattagATTACAGGTAGAATGAACCATTCACAAGACGAAATCTGAGAGGGGAGGTTGTTGCAGGGAAAGGGTCCACATGGCTGTGGAAAGGAAGGATGATAATGTATAGCACAAGGTTGATAGGTGCAATAGTGATGACATCATCTACCCTTTGGCCTCTGATTACCAACGTTTTGCCCCAGGATGGGCCTTCTAGTCCCTTCAAGTTCAGCTTCACACAGATAGACTTGAgtccctccgtctctttctcttctctttcttcatcatctttTCTCATCTCGGCCCATTCCAAACACCCCCCCGTGTCATCCAATCCCACCCCGCCACCTCCCGCCATGGTCTGTGGCCACATATTGGGATTGTCTCTGATCTGAATGAGACTGGGCCGGTCCAGTGAGTTGGGGCTTCCTACAATCTTCAAGGCTTGTGTTTAAAATGGGCCTCCACTGCAAAGACACATAAAAAGGTTAAGTTAGACAGAACAATAGACAAATAGTTCCGTTCTCAGATAGTACAGTTTCAGCCAATATGTGTTGTTTGGGGAGAAACACTAATGCTAAAGCTGCAGAGAGCCAATATTTTGTCGCCTTAGAGTATAACACGCATTCACAGTTCACCACCATTCATTTCCTCCAACATAATTTGacaaacattacattatcaCAGCTAATATGAACCTCctatttatacagcacatttaATACAAACAGACGCCACTGAAGATGCTTTACAAGAGATGAATTGAAAGGTACCCTGTGACCTACTTTGTTGCCTTCCTTGCCTTTCATGGTGCGTTGCTACGTTTCTTGGCACATTATCCCCAGCATGAAACCATTGGACAGACACAATGTTACCGCAGAACTAAAGTAGAATAAGAAACACTAGAAATATTTCACCATCTAATGTCATATTAAGTACTTCTTACAACTCTGCCTCACACGTCCGCACTTATAGCTGGATTACTAAACCCAGAGTTAACAAAGCCAACCCTGaatcaaacacaaaccacaacttcacagaagctgtaaccagcctgaccactgtccaatcacattgcTACCGGCAGACGAAGGTTTAACCATATCGCTGAGTCAACCCAGCTGCTactaaaacactgttagcagaggatagtttcgatctatcgacctctgggttatgggcccagcacgcttccgctgcgccactctgcttTCAGTCACCCCAGatgggactcgaacccacaatcCCTGGCTTAGGAGGCCAGTGCCTTATCCATTAGGCCACTGGGGCTTCACATCCTCCCTCGTTGACCAGTTCTCTGAAGATGCGTGAGTTCAGCTATAAAGGAACAATGTGTGGCtttaaaaaacataacaatGGCCGGGGTAGGTCACCATCGTAACCTATGCTGGCGCAGTTTGACTTCTAGCAGAGGATAATTTCAAACTATCGACCTCTGGCAACAATATGGGGAGCACAATGTGTGGTTTTGAATAACATAACAATGGGCCCTGATGCTACTCTagcagtaaaagaaagaaaacattacagacagaaagagaaaaacaaagaggagggagagactcATGGAGACACAGTAAAGCTCTGATAGAATagtgctactagtggtcaaaaactacacagggtacctttaaacaTAAACACCACAAATCAGGAAAAAAGGGCTCCCTTTCTACAAATAAATCCTTTCAGTATTCCAATTTTTTGGAAGTTTTCCCACCTGCATATTCCTGTGGCCTCATTGGTCGATTGATGACCCTCTGGAAGGCAGCTATCCAATCCCGTTGCTCGGCCTCGGTCTCACAGGCAAACAGGAACTTCCTGTCTGGCGTGACGATGGTGATGCCGTTGTTCCAGTGGTAGCCCTGTGTGGACGGGGGCAAGCCGGCCAGGACAGTGTAGCTGTTCTCCTTGCTGCCGATGAACACCTCACCACGGGCATAGGCATCCTGGGAGacggaaaagaaagagaggaagttCTGTGAACAAACAAAGTGATCAGTCAGAACAAAAGGAAAGGTCATGAGTGCGCAGGTCTCTTCTTACCAGAGGGTCTTTGAAGTACATGAGTCTCCTGTCATCCATAGTAAACCACCTCTTCTTGAAGCCCTCTGTGTGCTGTGGCAGAGCGAGAGAATCGAATTTTGAGAAAACAAGTCAATGCACTGCAAACAGTATCACTTgtccatccagggggtcagtgtggacattgtagaggattacaagtacctgggagtccacatagacaataaactggactgggtaaagaacactaacgccctctacaagaagggccagagccgtctctattttctgaggcggctgaggtccttcaacatctaccggactatgctgaggatgttttatgagtctgtggtggccagtgctatcctccatgctgttgcatgctggggcagcaggctgagggtggcgggCTCcgacagactcaacaaactgatccccaaggccagtgacgttgtgggggcggagctggactctctgacggtggtgtcagagaggaggatgctgtctaagctaCGGTTCAATGTTttcaatgtttcacatcctctccatgatgtggtggtcaggcacaagagcagcttcagtgggagactcattccacCTAAATGCACAACAGAGTGCCACGGGAAATCATTCATGCTACTTTCttctcttgaatgggagcaccggtaactgtataatttccccccggggatcaataaagtatttctgatttttctGATTTGTCATGATTAGTCTACAGGGTATCTGCAAGTGTCAACAAACTGAAGTCTTACCTTTTTGTTAGGTTATTAGGTTTTGTTAGATTTAAGAACGTCTTGGCCACTAAAATgagcatttcattttgattacattaaataaagacataaaggtTTTAGCATATGCTTTAGCTAGCATATATTATACCAGCTATAGTATACTGTATAGCAATGGTTCCCAAACTGGGGGatggtcacaagataaatctgaggggatATGAAAAACAGTATAGAagtatagaaaagaaaaaaaacaatgtttctgATATACAAAACGTTTTTTCTGAAATACCAGATTGTTTTACCGTTTCAAGCCTCAACTAGTCAAATTAGTTAATCgaaaatgattaaaatcaaACTAAGAAGATTCTAAGAAGGATGCATCActtaatgaaaatgtgttgaggGGTTGCAAGTAGACATCGCTTCATTTTAAGTGTCCATAAGGGAAAAGAGTTGGAAACCATTGTGCAAATGTTTTGGGGCAAATGCAACTGTGAAATTGAGGCGTAATCATATTATTATTCCCGATTTCACTTTGGAGGGGGCGGTAGGATCCAGTAAGTGTAACCACGTCACAAACCTTGGGCCCTGTTTTCTCCATAAAGCCTTCCTTCATGAAGTTTCGGGTCAGTTTGGGCACCAGctggagaagaaaagacaaaacaaaaaacaattatgCTTGTCACATACAGTACTACAAGATGATaatactttcacttttaaagtGACAAAACGAAGGTCAACCCCTGAAAGTCATGTCTTACGGCAGATAAATCATTCGCAAAAATGTGGTGGCAATCAATAACAGGactacacacactgaaaatggcaTCCTTTCTTGGTTTAGGAATGCATCAGACACCTTTGACATTTCCTCTCTTGACAACAAGCTCCACAACGGTGTGTTGTGTGATTAAATCAGTCTCACCTCCTCGTCACTTGCTCCGGGGAAGGCCACCTGTAAGTAGTGGAACCTGGCCGCTCTTATAGCATTGAACCAATCGACCATCTCCTgtagaaaacaaacactctcaGTGGCAATACGTCCTGCTGGAGTTCACACAGTATCTATAATTCACAGTATGTATTTTGGGTTCCGGGTGAATAATGTGGTGCTTGTACAGTTTTTCCCTCTGGTGCCAGTGAAGGTATCTTTCCTACACAGCGAGGTGCAGTCAAAGGCATCTGCGCTGTGTGAATGCTGCAGTGCTGTCGATAACTCCACCACCAGCACAAGAGTGACGGTGACACTGAATGAACCCAGTGAACTCTTTCTGTCACAGCCTTCAGTAGCACCActcagccagcagagggagcagtgctgtttctgtctcaggCCCAAATCGCTCTCCTGAAAGGCTTTTAGTGTCCGCCTCTTTCTTCTCTATAATCTTctcattgtttcaaaaatgcaaaaatataaaatgtctctACGGGCAGATACAAAATGCAACAACTACAGAGAATAAagtttacaataataaatgGTTATTTACCTGAATGTACGTGGATCTCTGTCAGTTCATTCCAGTCAAGAGGATTTAAGCAGGattttttgttctgtcttaaaaactaaaataaatgagtGGGTTCTTAGTGTATTGGCTCAGAACACCCGCCTCTATTTcattagtaccaaattacatagttGACCCATAAAATGAAGTGTTACCATAGCATTTAAAAAGAATTGCCTAAAGGTTGACCCTATAAACTAACCAACACAAAACACTTTAACCACTGCTTTACTGTAGATGCTaggacaaaacaaagactaaaatatagatataaattATATGCCAACTCGTGTGGAATGGATTCATATGTGGAAGTAGAATATGTCAACATTGATACTTGGTGTCTAGGCTCTGACCTCGTCACCAAGCTCAGCATAGCAGGGAGTGGGGAGTGACGATAATAACTCAGACCCCATAGGTGGATGCTGGGGTGGATGTGGGGCTTTTATAATGCTtcatgaacagcagcagctgtggcagAAGTAGCAGCAAGTAACAGAACTGAAAGACGTGCAGTAACTAGCTTACAGGCTACGTATCATTAGAGGAGAAGGTCATTGCCTCTCAAGGTTTCAgcaattcttcttctttgaagccatttaacaaaacaaaaggcaaaataataaaacaaaacttgcAAACTTATTTCACATTCGACACACAGTGCCGTCTGTATGCGGTAGGACAGCAACGCATTTTCCCTCATGTTGGCTTTAatctttgaaatgaaacaatgccTATGAGGTTTAAGGGCTGACTTTGAGCTTTAAGGCCGGTTGAGGAAACGCACATCCACACTGGTTGTAAACTGCAGCAGTCGCAGCCCTTTTCCCCCCGTAGACACCTTTGAATGAACGCTAGAAGTCAGCACTTTACCCTCATAGCCAATGTCTCCgagccaaaacaacacaaaatgtgtcaCTATCCAAATACTCTCTGACTGCACTGTAGCTACCGAAGGCACTGATACTACAAATGagtacagaaaaaaagcccaaaGGAGATTCATTATTGAGGGACATTTCCAAGTCCAAGAGTGTTTAGTAAAGCAGACAGCATGCATATTACACTACTAACCCTGTATTAGTGGCCTGTATTACTCTAATCTAAGACTTGGCTCACTGCACTGTCgaaagactttttttaaaaaaggtgcaTGATTAACAGTGTACCTTAGCATCACCGTGGTAGACAAAGATGTTCCTTGTGCTGTTGTCTTTCAGGTAGGTGATCTGCAGGCCGCAGGGGTTGCCAATCTTGGCCGGTTGGAAGGTGGCGTTGAGGGTCTCAATTTTCATCACCGCTTTGGGATCCCTGGCCTTGGTGGAGGAAGACATGAACATCCAAACAGGACATAGTCAAAGTCTCAGTGTACCAAAGTGAAATGCTGCCATGGGAAACACCCTTTAAAATAAAGCTGTATCATCTTGCTTACATCCTGCTTGTTGAAGTATTTTAGCGCCCCCTCCCTCTCCGACAGGATGAACTTTCGGCTGAGAAACTGACCGTTGTCTCTTCCTCGTTTCCATAGAAACCCCTCTCTGTACCctgggcagagagaaagaaaataaaaaagtgtgtgtgtgtgcggttggGAGGCTGGtatcacaaacacatcagagcAGATTAAACGGAGGAGGCATTTATAACAGTAATGGTGAGATGTTGTAACTGGTTGGTGTAAGATGATACTTCAGTTAGACAGTCAGACATCAAAGATCGTTTGAAATCTCGTttagaagaagagggaggaaaaggagacgggagagagagagagagagagagagagagagagagagagagagagagagagaaaacacacgaCATCAAGAGAACAAGAGGGGGAAGGATTTAGCAAGAAATATAGCATGAGACAGCACTGTTGTCTCTGTACCAAAGAACATCCTTTTCCATGTTAATGATATGCTGTTCTATTTATAGCCTctaatgtcttcttcttcttctttcgtCTATTTCGGTAAAACGCTCTGCCTCCACGGCCTAcgtttccctcttttctcctgtaTTTTGCTCACGCTgtgaagtgttttctttctaaTCTGGATCTATTTTCGTGGCTTCACAGAAGGgactcatttacatttgatgtatgtgtgcatctgaTGACATTAGAAGTTTAGAAGAAAGATTCCTCAGGTGTATTAAAGAGGACGAAATGGATGAGAGGGGAGATCAGTTGAGGATcttaaagggttggttcacccaaaACACCTTAATACCTTAAGTTGTATCCAACCATGTAGAtagtttttgtttaattttctcACGTTTTGAGACATCGGCTTCTGTGTTAACTGACCTCACTGTTtcttacagttttttttaaggtATTCTTTCTTTGGTACAAAGTGGCACCACCGACAACTGTTCACTGTGATTAGGATATTGTCTCTAGAAAGATATTGACACTTTATGATATGATTTT encodes:
- the LOC139303150 gene encoding arf-GAP with dual PH domain-containing protein 1 produces the protein MALEPEGNNRLLQDVLARPGNETCADCGNPEPDWASLTLGVFVCQACSLLHRNIPHISRVKSVQDTWDASEVELMTAMGNNAAKAKYEQKVPAFYYRPTHTDCKLLREQWIRAKYERNEFEFIEKQEPYSAGYREGFLWKRGRDNGQFLSRKFILSEREGALKYFNKQDARDPKAVMKIETLNATFQPAKIGNPCGLQITYLKDNSTRNIFVYHGDAKEMVDWFNAIRAARFHYLQVAFPGASDEELVPKLTRNFMKEGFMEKTGPKHTEGFKKRWFTMDDRRLMYFKDPLDAYARGEVFIGSKENSYTVLAGLPPSTQGYHWNNGITIVTPDRKFLFACETEAEQRDWIAAFQRVINRPMRPQEYAVEAHFKHKP